One genomic segment of Hevea brasiliensis isolate MT/VB/25A 57/8 chromosome 3, ASM3005281v1, whole genome shotgun sequence includes these proteins:
- the LOC131178286 gene encoding 40S ribosomal protein S5-2-like, whose translation MAVALAVAIVTIEPIQPYNEIKLFYRWTFEEVQILEIGVTDYIRVQLAKHSTYVPHTAGRYSVKHFKKAQCSIVERLTNTLMVHDRNNGKKLIAIRIVKHAMEIIHLLADQNPIQVIMDAVINSGPREDATRIGSAGVIRRQAVDISPLRHVNHAIYLHTTSALEAAFKNIKTIHSLIFRTINIFYAYFLS comes from the exons ATGGCTGTAGCTTTGGCGGTGGCAATAGTGACAATAGAACCTATTCAGCCTTACAACGAGATTAAACTCTTCTACAGATGGACCTTTGAGGAAGTTCAG ATATTAGAGATT ggtgtgacagactaCATTAGAGTCCAACTAGCCAAGCATTCAACCTATGTTCCACACACTGCTGGGAGGTACTCAGTTAAGCATTTCAAGAAGGCCCAGTGCTCAATTGTGGAGAGGCTTACAAACACATTGATGGTGCACGATAGAAACAATGGGAAAAAACTTATAGCAATTAGGATTGTGAAACATGCCATGGAAATCATTCATCTTCTAGCTGATCAAAACCCAATCCAAGTTATTATGGATGCCGTGATTAACAG TGGGCCCCGGGAAGATGCCACTCGAATTGGTTCTGCTGGTGTTATCAGGCGTCAGGCTGTGGATATCTCCCCTTTGAGGCATGTTAACCATGCCATCTATCTCCATACCACTAGTGCTCTTGAGGCTGCTTTCAAAAACATCAAGACCATTCATTCTCTCATCTTCAGAACAATCAATATCTTTTATGCTTACTTCTTGTCATGA